The nucleotide window CAATCTTACTTTGTCATCTTTTGATTTTTCGGTTGGTGGCTCGATTGTCTCTGCTAGTGATTCTGTTTGGAATAGCACCTGTGCGTGTGGCTTGTTTGTTCCTGCTACTTCATCTTTGATGTATCTATCCAGGGACTCTCTCATCGCTTTGATGTGCTCTGGTGTGGTACCACAGCAACCACCGACAATGCGAGCTCCGGCATTGAGGTAGGGCTCGATATAGCTAGCACAGTATTTGGGCTTGGACATAAATATTGGTCGACCGCCCATTAAACTTGGTTGACCGGCGTTTGGCAGGCAGCTAAAAGTCAGCCTGGACTCTGGTATACCCATGGAGCGCACGGCTGTGGTGAGTCTCAAAAATGAATCAAAAACTGGACCAGGACCAGCACCACAGTTGATACCAATGACATCGGGCATATCGTCACCGAGCTCAGTCAAAAGTTTAATTGCGTCTTCTGGTGTGGCTCCTAGTAGTGTATGTCCTTCTACTGAGAATGATATCTGCGCGATTAGCGGCAATTGTGAGACTTTGCGCGCGGCTCTGATGGCGATGGCGGTTTCTTCCAAGCTGGACATGGTCTCGATCATAAATAAATCGACACCGCCAGCCAGGAGTGCTTCCATTTGCTCCTGGTAGACAGCTGTAAGCTCATCCTTTTGTGTGTCGCCCAGGGGCGGCAGCAGCTTACCAGTGGGACCAATCGAGCCTGCCACAAAGACTGGCTGCCCTGTTATCTCACGGGCATTGCGTGCGATTTTTGCTGCCCAGACATTTATTTTCCAGACGTCGCCATCAAGACCATGGTTAGCCAGTTTAAATCTATTGCCACTAAAACTATTCGTTTCGATTATTTCAGCGCCAGCATTGATATAGTCCACGTGCATTTGTTGCACCGTGTCTTGCTTGCTGACATTTAGATACTCAAAACTGGCATCGGTGGATGCACCTCTTGAATACAGTAACGTGCCAATGCCCCCGTCTGCCAGGAGTGGGCGCTTTGCCAGTGCTTGTAAAAATGGGTGTGACATACCGCTACCTTATTTCTGCTGCGTCAATGATAGCTTGTCATGGATAAGAGGTCATCGACAACGGGCGGTCTGCTAAGACTTTAGCAACATTAATGCCATAGAGCGATGCAATGAGGCACTGCTATTGCGGCTGTGCGGCCCGAGGTGAAGCTGGCAATATATAGTCTTAGTCTGTTATGCCTATAAAGGATTGAATCACGATGGCGTGATTGGCTTGATCGTTAAACTGGTCGGAGCGATTGACGTATTGATATTGATAGCCGATTTCGGTGCGGGCGCGCCTGTGGGGCTTGATACCGATGCCAGCAAATATACGGTTTTGATCTATGCCTGCTTGTGGACCGTTTTCTACGCTATTGGCGTTGACAAAGAGTTCGTCCTGGGCTGTAGCGTAAATTCTTTTAGAGATTGGATAATTGAGCTTAAGCATGTGGCGCAGGCGCACACCTGCGTTTGGTAGATTTTCGAATAGTCTTTGCTCGACTCTTGCGCGGTTGATTATCGTGAGCCTTTTGTAGCGGTTAATTACCAACAATTGCTCCCAGATGCGGTGTTCGTTTATGACATTTTCGCCTGCATAACTGGAGAGCCAGAGATAACCGACCATAAAGGATAGATTGTCTCTCTTTCTGTATTCGATGGCGGGTCTGATGAGGAGCTGATTGAGCCCTGATAATCTATCGCCTACACGTGGTACTACTTCAAAGTAGCCGCGCCATTTTTTGTAGATTTTGCAATCGAGAGTAACTGGTGTCCATAGCTGCAGGTCGTGCTCAACGCTGGTGTTGGTAGAGGCTAAGGCGGCGCCGCAGAATACCAATTGCGTTAGAACTGCCATTGGCCATAGGCTGGTGAGTAATTTGCGTCTCGGTTTAATCATCGCGATTGAGATATTTTAACGCGCTATGACCCTTCTGGTGGTTAATTTGTACCGGTCACCAACCGATGGAACCAAACTCAGCATAGCTGTGTCATCAGATAATTGATTTAGGAGGACTGATGACGATGACTGCCCTGGAAGAGACTAAAGAAGGAAAGACTAAAGAAGAAAAGACCGAAAAAGTTGACGGTCTGGTCGAGCACATTATGCAAGAAGCTCGGATGGTTTTGCCTGGGGTGCAGGCATTGTTTGGCTTTCAGCTGGTCTGCGTATTTAGTCAGGGCTTTGCTCAAATACCTCGCATTGATCAGTACATCCATGTCTTAGCCATCTTTTTGTCAATCAACGCCTTTTGCTTTTTGCTAACGCCTACCGCCATAGATCGGCAGTGCGATCCTGAGTGGCTCGCCCATGACTTTGCCATGATGGCATCGCGCTTTACTTTGCTTGGTATGTTGCCGCTGATGCTCAGCACTGTGCTTGACGCATATGTGGTCTTTCACGCCATACTCAAAGATATGCGTATTGCTATACCTCTTGCATTGATTTTGTTTGGCGAGCTCTTTTATTTTTGGGTCATACTGCCTTATCAAAAGCGCAGTGTAAAGGCAAATGTGCAACAAGTTTGATTTTACTGTAGCTATGCAATGCCAAGGAGACCAGCACAAAACTGTGCCGGTCTCTTGGATGACAACCATTTGTAACTCTGGCTCTGGAGGTCGTTGGTGCTAAGACAACCATATGTGTTGAAGAGCCTCCGCGCTGTGCGGAGGCTCTTTGCCTATCGTTGTAGCGAGAGATGGCTAGCCTATGGAAAGAAGTAATTGGCAAAGTTTTTGTTGAGCAGTCCAATGGATGTAACAGCGGAGCCTTTGCCCGTTGCTTGAGAGCCGGCTGCTAAGCTAAAGTCGGTGCTTGCTTGGACCTTGAGTGTGGTACTGCCGGTGAGGGCATTAATTTGGGCTGCATCTCTAAACATCGGATCTTGCAATGTGGGAGCAAGTAAGACGGTGTTACCCAGGACGTTGTATTGGAAGTTGCCAGAAGCAGCGGATCTGGCTGTACTATCAGCCTTGATGAAGCCACCATAAAAGATTGAGTCTCTGGCTGATAGTTTGCCAGCGCTGTTGTAATTGACATTGTTGTGTGTCGCTCCCTGACTATTAGTTGGCGTCATAAATGAGGTGATGTTTTTAAAATGTGATTTGCTTGTGCCGACA belongs to Candidatus Obscuribacter sp. and includes:
- a CDS encoding bifunctional homocysteine S-methyltransferase/methylenetetrahydrofolate reductase, translated to MSHPFLQALAKRPLLADGGIGTLLYSRGASTDASFEYLNVSKQDTVQQMHVDYINAGAEIIETNSFSGNRFKLANHGLDGDVWKINVWAAKIARNAREITGQPVFVAGSIGPTGKLLPPLGDTQKDELTAVYQEQMEALLAGGVDLFMIETMSSLEETAIAIRAARKVSQLPLIAQISFSVEGHTLLGATPEDAIKLLTELGDDMPDVIGINCGAGPGPVFDSFLRLTTAVRSMGIPESRLTFSCLPNAGQPSLMGGRPIFMSKPKYCASYIEPYLNAGARIVGGCCGTTPEHIKAMRESLDRYIKDEVAGTNKPHAQVLFQTESLAETIEPPTEKSKDDKVRLADRLRAIKANGNDTDFYISVELDPPKGAGIKKISAAAELLHNAGADAINVGDSPMARVRMSSLATCQLLSQKLDVETIIHFTTRDRNLMGIQADLLGCQALGLKNILALTGDPPALGNYAHATAVYDVDSIGLIKIIKQLNSGQDIAGNTIGTPLTLSIGCALNPTTQNRALELDRIRRKIEAGADFIMTQPIYRKSDLTDFLDEMEGSPVPLLVGIMPLHSSKHAEYLHNEVPGISIPKHIREAMSKAGEEGAKVGLQLAEELLEELRPIIQGTYLVPSFGRYEDMAALVTRLKSKVKTIVKK
- a CDS encoding DUF2490 domain-containing protein is translated as MAVLTQLVFCGAALASTNTSVEHDLQLWTPVTLDCKIYKKWRGYFEVVPRVGDRLSGLNQLLIRPAIEYRKRDNLSFMVGYLWLSSYAGENVINEHRIWEQLLVINRYKRLTIINRARVEQRLFENLPNAGVRLRHMLKLNYPISKRIYATAQDELFVNANSVENGPQAGIDQNRIFAGIGIKPHRRARTEIGYQYQYVNRSDQFNDQANHAIVIQSFIGITD